A genome region from Effusibacillus lacus includes the following:
- a CDS encoding fatty acid--CoA ligase codes for MLLTTQFRNTVLNNANKVGIIDGDAKFTYGEFGERVKRLAGKLQEMGVEKGDRVGLLMFNSFRYLEIFYASFLLGAVVVPLNIRLAPPEISFILNDAGAKVLFFHREFIPVVSRLRAELPAISHYVLAEEVPAAEANAVFYEDLVSEPVSLREAALADDDLAGIYYTGGTTGLPKGVMLSHKNLAVNAYQVAVAIGYRHDDVYLHAAPMFHAADGASTFAVTMVGGIHAHIRSFDPRLVLETIQREHVTSVLLVPTMINMVVNHPDVNSYTLSSLKKLMYGASPIPAEVLKKAIEVLGCEFFQAYGMTEASPCLTILRSEHHVVDGSQKDTRRLASCGQALFNVDLKIVDPEGREVPYGVVGEIIARGPNIMKGYWNRPEETAAALKDGWYWSGDMGAMDEDRFVYIIDRKKDMIITGGENVYSVEVENVIYQHPAVLEAAVIGVPDEKWGEAVKAVVVLKPGQTVSAEELIEFCGTRLANYKVPKSVDFVEALPKSGAGKILKRTLRDQYWEGRTRQVN; via the coding sequence ATGCTGTTGACAACTCAGTTTCGCAACACTGTGCTCAACAATGCAAACAAAGTAGGCATTATTGACGGGGATGCCAAATTCACATACGGGGAGTTTGGCGAACGGGTCAAAAGGCTGGCCGGCAAGCTGCAGGAGATGGGTGTGGAAAAAGGGGACCGCGTCGGCCTGTTGATGTTTAACAGTTTTCGATACCTGGAGATTTTTTACGCAAGCTTCCTGCTGGGGGCGGTTGTGGTGCCACTGAACATCCGGCTGGCACCGCCGGAAATTTCCTTTATTTTAAACGACGCGGGGGCGAAAGTTCTGTTCTTTCACCGGGAATTCATACCTGTCGTTTCCCGACTGAGGGCAGAATTGCCTGCGATTAGCCATTACGTGCTGGCCGAGGAGGTACCGGCTGCCGAGGCAAACGCTGTATTTTACGAAGACTTGGTGAGTGAACCTGTTTCGTTGCGGGAAGCAGCGCTGGCAGATGACGATTTGGCCGGGATTTATTATACAGGGGGTACAACCGGGCTGCCCAAGGGGGTTATGCTGTCACACAAGAACCTTGCGGTGAATGCCTATCAGGTAGCGGTGGCAATCGGATATCGTCACGATGACGTGTACTTGCACGCAGCTCCCATGTTCCATGCTGCCGATGGCGCCAGCACATTTGCTGTTACAATGGTTGGCGGCATCCACGCCCATATCAGGTCATTTGATCCCAGACTGGTTCTTGAGACGATCCAGCGGGAGCATGTAACGAGTGTGCTCCTGGTTCCGACAATGATCAATATGGTGGTCAATCATCCGGATGTAAACAGCTATACTCTGTCGTCATTAAAGAAATTAATGTACGGGGCGTCTCCAATTCCCGCGGAGGTGCTGAAAAAGGCGATTGAAGTTCTCGGATGCGAGTTTTTCCAGGCTTACGGGATGACTGAGGCATCACCGTGCCTAACGATTCTGCGCTCGGAACATCATGTGGTGGACGGAAGTCAGAAAGACACGCGAAGACTTGCTTCCTGCGGCCAAGCGCTGTTCAATGTCGATCTAAAGATTGTCGACCCGGAGGGAAGAGAAGTTCCCTACGGGGTTGTGGGTGAAATCATCGCCCGGGGGCCAAACATCATGAAAGGATATTGGAACCGGCCGGAAGAAACGGCTGCTGCGCTGAAGGACGGGTGGTACTGGAGCGGGGACATGGGGGCCATGGATGAAGACCGGTTTGTCTACATCATCGACCGGAAGAAGGATATGATCATTACCGGCGGCGAGAACGTATATTCTGTCGAAGTGGAGAATGTGATTTACCAGCATCCTGCCGTCTTGGAGGCGGCTGTTATCGGAGTGCCGGATGAAAAATGGGGAGAAGCGGTCAAGGCGGTAGTCGTTCTGAAACCGGGACAAACGGTTTCGGCGGAGGAATTGATCGAGTTCTGCGGAACACGGCTGGCCAATTACAAGGTGCCGAAATCGGTTGATTTCGTGGAAGCGCTTCCCAAGTCAGGCGCCGGCAAGATCCTCAAGCGTACGCTGCGGGATCAATACTGGGAGGGAAGGACCCGTCAGGTGAACTGA
- a CDS encoding DUF2249 domain-containing protein has protein sequence MDPLHVDVKSLLKNGPHLYGTMMEKVNSLAPGQGMVVKAPFKPLPLISFMRKKGYEAHVDKAGLFGYTVTFEFKGIPKEEELEAMEALPEKSVTYRLDNRGLFPPEPQLRTLAKLNEMQAGEVLEIHNDRVPVFLFPKLEEQGYPYEVEQLEDGSAKVRIRKK, from the coding sequence ATGGACCCGCTCCATGTAGATGTCAAATCTTTGTTAAAAAATGGTCCCCATCTATACGGTACAATGATGGAGAAGGTAAACAGCCTGGCACCCGGCCAGGGCATGGTCGTCAAAGCTCCTTTCAAGCCGCTCCCGCTTATTTCTTTCATGCGCAAGAAAGGGTATGAGGCCCATGTGGACAAAGCGGGACTGTTCGGTTACACGGTGACTTTTGAATTCAAGGGAATTCCGAAGGAAGAGGAGTTGGAGGCCATGGAAGCTTTGCCAGAAAAATCGGTTACTTACCGTTTGGACAACAGGGGGTTGTTCCCGCCGGAACCCCAGTTGCGCACGTTGGCCAAGCTGAATGAAATGCAAGCCGGCGAAGTGCTGGAGATCCACAACGACCGGGTGCCCGTCTTCCTTTTCCCCAAGCTGGAAGAGCAGGGGTATCCCTACGAGGTTGAGCAGTTGGAAGATGGATCGGCCAAGGTTCGGATTCGGAAGAAATAG
- a CDS encoding DUF542 domain-containing protein, whose product MKITKETIIEKVLEKYPQSMQVLAALNIDTCCGAHQTIEEGCMQSGKNPEAVVQMLNDLFTEESCGNCGECGCN is encoded by the coding sequence ATGAAGATCACAAAAGAAACGATTATTGAGAAGGTGTTGGAGAAGTACCCCCAATCCATGCAGGTGTTGGCCGCATTGAATATCGACACCTGCTGCGGCGCCCATCAAACGATCGAAGAAGGCTGCATGCAATCGGGCAAAAACCCCGAGGCGGTCGTGCAGATGCTGAATGACCTTTTCACGGAAGAAAGCTGCGGCAACTGCGGCGAATGTGGCTGCAACTGA
- the hutI gene encoding imidazolonepropionase produces the protein MNVQQVDLLVYNIGNLVTMQGHPGPRAGEAMSEVSHLENGAVAIADGKIVAAGPEKEVRDRITGLYVAEELDAQGRLVTPGLVDPHTHLVHGGSREHELALKLQGVSYLDILAQGGGILSTVRATRRATEEELYRKARRSLDIMLLYGATTVEAKSGYGLTLEDELKQLRVAKRVNETHPADLVSTFMGAHAVPEDYKGRSGDYVNLVIHEMLPEVKRQGLAEFCDVFCEHGVFTVEQSRRILTAAKEMGFGCKIHADEIEPMGGAELAGELECISAEHLLAATDEGFEQMRQGGVIAVCLPATSFNLRLQKHARARKMIEMGVPVALSTDYNPGSSPTESLQLVMTLGCLNLRMTPEEVITAMTINAAYAIGRGDVIGSLEPGKQADLVIYNAPNLAYLPYHFGINHVDTVIKKGKTVVSNGQLVY, from the coding sequence ATGAACGTGCAGCAAGTGGATTTGCTGGTTTACAATATCGGAAATCTGGTGACGATGCAGGGTCATCCGGGTCCCCGTGCCGGAGAAGCGATGTCGGAAGTGTCCCATTTGGAAAATGGAGCGGTGGCCATTGCGGATGGAAAAATTGTCGCAGCAGGTCCGGAGAAAGAGGTGCGCGACCGGATTACCGGTCTCTATGTTGCAGAAGAACTGGATGCACAAGGCCGCCTGGTCACGCCGGGGCTGGTGGATCCGCATACCCATCTGGTCCACGGCGGGTCCCGCGAACATGAACTCGCTTTAAAACTCCAGGGCGTATCCTATCTGGACATTTTGGCCCAGGGCGGCGGAATTCTGAGTACGGTGCGGGCCACCCGGAGGGCAACCGAAGAGGAACTTTACCGGAAAGCCCGCAGAAGTCTGGACATCATGCTGCTTTATGGAGCCACCACCGTTGAGGCAAAAAGCGGTTACGGATTGACGCTGGAAGACGAGCTCAAGCAGCTTCGTGTGGCCAAAAGAGTGAACGAGACCCATCCGGCGGATCTGGTTTCCACGTTTATGGGCGCCCATGCAGTGCCGGAAGATTACAAGGGGCGATCCGGCGACTACGTGAATCTCGTCATCCATGAAATGCTGCCGGAAGTGAAACGGCAGGGACTGGCCGAGTTCTGCGACGTGTTCTGTGAACACGGGGTCTTTACCGTGGAGCAGTCGCGACGAATCCTGACCGCTGCGAAAGAGATGGGATTCGGCTGCAAAATCCACGCCGATGAGATTGAGCCGATGGGAGGAGCGGAGCTGGCGGGTGAACTGGAGTGCATTTCCGCCGAACACCTGCTTGCAGCAACAGATGAAGGATTTGAGCAAATGCGGCAGGGAGGCGTGATTGCAGTTTGTCTGCCGGCTACCTCTTTTAACCTGCGTTTGCAGAAGCACGCAAGGGCCCGTAAGATGATCGAAATGGGAGTGCCAGTCGCGCTGTCTACCGATTACAACCCCGGCAGTTCCCCGACGGAATCCCTGCAGCTTGTGATGACGCTCGGGTGTCTCAACTTGAGAATGACGCCGGAAGAAGTGATCACTGCCATGACGATCAACGCCGCTTATGCGATCGGACGCGGGGATGTCATCGGAAGTCTGGAGCCGGGCAAACAGGCGGATTTGGTGATCTATAACGCTCCCAACCTTGCCTACCTGCCCTACCATTTTGGCATCAACCATGTGGATACGGTGATTAAAAAAGGAAAAACAGTGGTCTCCAACGGACAATTGGTGTATTGA
- a CDS encoding metal-sulfur cluster assembly factor — protein MTIQEEVQERLREVIDPELGINVVDLGLIYKVEVNGEDVEITMTLTTMGCPLHDQMARAVRFAAERVSGVKNVNVQVVWSPPWNPSMMSDAAKAALRR, from the coding sequence ATGACGATTCAAGAGGAAGTGCAGGAACGGCTGAGGGAAGTGATTGACCCGGAACTTGGCATCAACGTGGTGGATTTGGGGCTGATTTACAAGGTGGAGGTAAACGGTGAAGACGTGGAGATTACCATGACCCTCACCACCATGGGCTGCCCGCTGCACGACCAGATGGCAAGAGCGGTGCGGTTCGCGGCGGAGCGTGTGTCGGGTGTCAAGAACGTTAATGTGCAAGTGGTCTGGTCACCCCCCTGGAATCCGTCCATGATGTCGGACGCGGCGAAAGCGGCTCTTCGCCGGTAA
- the hutU gene encoding urocanate hydratase codes for MTIVNNRTIRAPRGTQLTAKGWQQEAALRMLMNNLDPEVAERPEDLVVYGGIGKAARNWDCFDKIVECLTHLEADESLLIQSGKPVGIFKTHPLAPRVLISNSVLVPAYANWETFHELDKKGLMMFGQMTAGSWIYIGTQGILQGTFETFAEAARQHAHGTLKGTLTLTAGLGGMGGAQPLAVTMNDGVAICVEVDPERIQRRIETRYLDVMVRDLDEALMLAREAQEQEKPLSIGLLGNAAEIYPEFVRRGIVPDFVTDQTSAHDPLNGYVPAGFSLEAAAELRKKDPKEYVRLSKQSMAAHVQAMLNLQNFGAVVFDYGNNIRQVALDEGVKDAFNFPGFVPAYIRPLFCEGKGPFRWAALSGDPEDIYKTDELVLRLFPESEHLRRWITMAREKVAFQGLPARICWLGYGERVKMGLAINDMVRKGELSAPIVIGRDHLDCGSVASPNRETEAMKDGSDVVGDWAILNALVNTSAGASWVSVHHGGGVGMGYSLHAGMVVVVDGSKEAEERLSRVLNSDPGMGVIRHADAGYELAIETAKKHGIRVPMLGI; via the coding sequence ATGACAATAGTGAACAATCGTACCATTCGTGCACCGCGCGGCACTCAGTTGACAGCAAAAGGTTGGCAGCAGGAAGCCGCTCTCCGGATGTTAATGAACAATCTTGACCCGGAAGTTGCGGAACGGCCGGAAGACCTTGTGGTATACGGCGGAATCGGGAAAGCTGCGCGCAATTGGGACTGCTTCGACAAGATTGTGGAGTGTCTGACCCATTTGGAAGCGGACGAATCCCTGCTGATCCAATCGGGCAAACCGGTCGGGATTTTCAAAACGCATCCGTTGGCGCCGAGGGTCCTGATCTCCAACTCGGTTCTGGTACCTGCTTACGCCAATTGGGAAACGTTCCATGAGCTGGATAAGAAAGGCTTGATGATGTTCGGCCAGATGACGGCGGGAAGCTGGATTTACATCGGCACGCAAGGGATTCTGCAGGGCACGTTTGAAACATTTGCCGAGGCGGCCCGCCAGCATGCACATGGCACTCTAAAAGGCACTTTGACCCTGACAGCGGGACTGGGAGGCATGGGAGGCGCCCAGCCGCTTGCCGTGACAATGAATGATGGGGTTGCCATCTGTGTCGAGGTGGATCCGGAACGGATTCAGCGCCGTATTGAAACCCGTTATCTGGACGTGATGGTGCGGGATCTGGATGAAGCCTTGATGTTGGCACGGGAAGCACAAGAACAAGAAAAACCGTTGTCGATTGGACTTCTCGGCAACGCGGCGGAAATTTATCCGGAATTCGTAAGACGAGGGATTGTTCCTGATTTTGTGACTGATCAGACTTCGGCGCATGACCCCCTGAACGGCTACGTTCCGGCCGGATTCTCACTGGAAGCGGCAGCCGAATTGCGGAAGAAAGATCCGAAAGAATATGTGCGGCTGTCGAAACAGTCGATGGCTGCCCATGTACAGGCCATGCTGAATCTGCAGAATTTTGGGGCCGTCGTATTTGACTACGGCAACAACATCCGCCAGGTCGCATTGGATGAAGGCGTCAAAGACGCGTTTAACTTCCCCGGATTTGTTCCGGCGTACATCCGTCCGCTGTTCTGTGAAGGGAAAGGCCCATTCCGCTGGGCAGCGCTGTCGGGCGATCCGGAAGACATTTATAAGACTGATGAACTGGTGCTCCGGTTGTTCCCGGAAAGCGAGCATCTCCGCCGCTGGATCACCATGGCACGCGAGAAGGTGGCGTTCCAAGGATTGCCGGCACGGATTTGCTGGTTGGGGTACGGTGAACGGGTAAAAATGGGGCTGGCCATCAACGATATGGTGAGAAAAGGCGAACTTTCCGCTCCGATAGTGATTGGCCGCGACCATCTTGACTGCGGTTCCGTCGCTTCTCCGAATCGGGAAACGGAAGCCATGAAGGACGGCAGCGATGTTGTCGGAGACTGGGCGATCCTCAACGCGCTCGTGAATACGTCGGCGGGCGCATCGTGGGTATCAGTTCACCATGGCGGCGGCGTCGGAATGGGATACTCGCTTCACGCAGGCATGGTGGTCGTTGTGGACGGCAGCAAGGAAGCGGAAGAACGGCTGTCCCGCGTGTTGAACAGCGACCCGGGGATGGGTGTGATCCGCCATGCGGATGCAGGGTATGAGTTGGCGATTGAAACCGCCAAGAAACATGGAATTCGCGTTCCCATGCTCGGAATCTAA
- a CDS encoding gamma-glutamylcyclotransferase family protein: MRYVFVYGTLRPGEMYHHLIGRYVRDVKPAFIRGKLYQLPEGYPALVLAKDLPGGMDSVDVRGELLGVDEQDKVLAILDELEDYYGPNDPRNLYERKSVTVLTRSGIPKECYIYVFVPGKLQWLEQNAMPIPRGDWVTWRRNR; encoded by the coding sequence ATGCGATACGTGTTTGTATACGGAACCCTTCGGCCGGGTGAGATGTATCACCACTTGATCGGCCGATATGTACGGGATGTAAAACCTGCTTTTATCCGCGGAAAATTGTATCAGTTGCCGGAAGGCTATCCTGCTCTGGTTCTGGCAAAGGATCTCCCCGGCGGCATGGATTCGGTCGACGTCCGGGGTGAGTTGCTGGGGGTTGATGAACAGGACAAGGTTCTGGCCATTCTGGACGAACTGGAGGATTATTACGGGCCGAATGATCCCCGCAACCTTTATGAGAGAAAGTCTGTCACCGTCTTAACCCGATCGGGAATCCCGAAAGAGTGCTATATATATGTTTTTGTTCCGGGCAAACTGCAATGGCTGGAACAAAACGCAATGCCGATCCCGCGAGGTGATTGGGTGACATGGAGAAGAAACCGCTAG
- the gabT gene encoding 4-aminobutyrate--2-oxoglutarate transaminase, translating into MNTTARRFIRMNTTIPGPKAKELLERKEQNVPRGPFNTVPTFAEKGEGALLTDVDGNTFIDFAGAIGSLNAGHCPRKVVEALKEQLDYYIHPCFHVMMYEPYVKLAEKLNEITPGSHAKKTFFLNSGAEAVENAVKIARKYTGRKAIISFERGFHGRTLLAMSLTSKVKPYKFGFGPFAPDTYKMAYPYYFRRPKGTSPDQLDQEILLRLENFFLSEVPAEEVAAIIMEPVQGEGGFVVPSKTFVQGVRNICDKYGILLIADEVQTGFGRTGKMFAMEHFDVVPDLMTMSKSIAAGLPISAVTGRAEIMDRPSPGEIGGTYGGSPLGCVAALKVIEMMEEDRLVERANVIGEKIMSRFLQMKQKYSVIGDVRGLGAMCAIELVKDDTKEPDKELAGRIIQECNRRGVIVMGAGLYGNVIRILSPLVITDEQLEEGLDVIKEVFADFVKN; encoded by the coding sequence ATGAACACAACTGCAAGAAGGTTTATCAGAATGAATACGACGATCCCGGGTCCAAAAGCGAAAGAGCTGTTGGAAAGAAAAGAGCAAAACGTTCCCCGTGGTCCTTTTAATACAGTTCCTACTTTTGCGGAGAAAGGGGAAGGGGCTTTACTTACAGATGTGGACGGTAATACATTCATTGACTTTGCCGGAGCGATCGGCAGCCTGAATGCCGGACATTGTCCCCGTAAAGTGGTGGAAGCTTTGAAGGAACAACTTGATTACTATATCCACCCCTGTTTTCATGTAATGATGTATGAACCATATGTCAAACTGGCGGAAAAGCTCAATGAAATTACGCCCGGTTCGCATGCGAAGAAAACGTTTTTCCTGAACAGCGGGGCGGAAGCAGTGGAAAATGCGGTGAAGATCGCCCGGAAATACACGGGCCGAAAAGCGATTATTTCGTTTGAGAGAGGATTTCACGGCCGGACCTTGCTTGCAATGTCGCTCACTAGCAAGGTAAAACCCTACAAGTTTGGCTTTGGCCCATTTGCTCCCGATACCTACAAGATGGCTTATCCATATTATTTCCGCCGTCCTAAAGGAACGTCACCCGACCAACTGGACCAGGAAATCCTGCTGCGGCTTGAGAACTTTTTTCTGTCGGAAGTACCGGCGGAAGAGGTGGCGGCCATTATAATGGAACCGGTTCAGGGGGAAGGGGGATTCGTTGTCCCCTCCAAGACTTTTGTACAGGGCGTCAGAAATATTTGCGATAAATACGGGATCCTGCTGATTGCCGATGAGGTTCAGACTGGATTTGGCCGGACAGGCAAGATGTTTGCAATGGAACATTTCGATGTGGTTCCGGATCTGATGACCATGTCAAAGTCGATTGCCGCCGGTCTGCCGATCAGTGCGGTTACGGGAAGGGCTGAAATTATGGATCGTCCTTCGCCTGGAGAAATTGGCGGTACGTACGGGGGAAGTCCGCTCGGTTGTGTTGCCGCCCTGAAAGTGATCGAAATGATGGAAGAGGATAGACTTGTTGAGCGAGCGAATGTGATCGGGGAAAAAATAATGTCCCGATTCCTTCAGATGAAGCAAAAGTATTCTGTGATCGGTGATGTTCGCGGCTTGGGAGCCATGTGTGCAATTGAACTGGTAAAAGACGACACAAAAGAGCCGGATAAGGAATTGGCAGGCCGGATCATTCAGGAATGCAACCGCCGTGGGGTAATCGTGATGGGGGCCGGCCTCTATGGAAACGTTATCCGGATTCTGTCTCCGTTGGTAATTACCGATGAGCAGTTGGAAGAAGGTCTTGACGTAATCAAAGAGGTTTTTGCCGACTTTGTAAAGAATTAA
- a CDS encoding agmatinase family protein yields MKKIHLLNPPELVRRSNWRDRYETKVAQWLVPWEGEDEVEIGFIGVPLSKTSISVSGASMTPNALRELFPNVTTYSIDYDVDLQELNARDMGDIQMHVTDLQRCHANIEQGLTNVYQALPNLFPIIAGGDHSVTCPSVKAFKKRYPGPVGIVQIDSHMDVRNLEDGGPSNGTPIRGLLESGTVEGKHIAQIGIHSFANSKPYREYAVSQGITQFTARQVAREGIEPIVEQAMAVAGNGTDAIYVTVDMDVLDQAYAPGVPAMVPAGMTSWQLFEAVHILGQNPKVKGFDIVCVDPVQDPRRATVRTALYTILTFLAGYMKRGK; encoded by the coding sequence TTGAAAAAGATCCATTTGCTCAACCCGCCCGAGCTGGTGCGCCGGTCAAACTGGCGCGACCGGTATGAAACGAAAGTGGCCCAGTGGCTCGTGCCTTGGGAAGGGGAAGACGAAGTCGAAATCGGGTTTATCGGCGTACCGCTCTCAAAGACCTCGATCAGCGTATCGGGCGCCTCCATGACACCGAACGCATTGCGCGAGCTGTTCCCGAATGTGACAACGTACAGCATTGACTATGATGTGGATTTGCAGGAATTGAACGCCCGCGATATGGGCGATATTCAGATGCATGTTACCGATCTGCAGAGATGTCACGCCAATATCGAACAGGGACTGACCAATGTGTATCAGGCTCTGCCAAATCTGTTTCCGATCATCGCGGGAGGCGATCATTCGGTTACCTGCCCGTCGGTGAAAGCGTTCAAGAAACGGTATCCCGGACCCGTCGGCATTGTCCAGATCGATTCCCATATGGATGTGCGGAATCTTGAGGACGGCGGGCCCTCCAACGGTACCCCGATCCGGGGACTGCTCGAATCGGGAACGGTCGAAGGGAAGCATATCGCGCAAATCGGGATTCACAGTTTTGCCAATTCCAAGCCGTATCGTGAATATGCGGTTTCGCAAGGAATTACCCAATTCACTGCCCGGCAGGTGGCAAGAGAAGGGATCGAGCCGATTGTGGAACAGGCCATGGCGGTCGCTGGGAACGGCACGGACGCCATCTATGTGACGGTCGACATGGACGTCCTGGACCAAGCCTACGCTCCGGGAGTGCCGGCGATGGTGCCGGCGGGAATGACATCCTGGCAGTTGTTCGAGGCTGTCCACATCCTCGGGCAGAATCCGAAAGTCAAAGGATTTGATATTGTGTGTGTGGATCCGGTGCAGGATCCCCGCAGAGCTACCGTGCGAACCGCATTGTATACGATTCTGACATTCCTGGCAGGGTACATGAAACGAGGAAAGTAA
- a CDS encoding ABC transporter ATP-binding protein: MLKVQGITKQFGGLLAVDGVNLEVRQGEILGLIGPNGAGKTTFFNILTGLYVPDEGSIEFEGRAIHGLKPFQIANCGISRTFQNIRLLKEETVLENVKVGMFGKTSSGLWSSILGLKRAKEEERLTEEESLRILETVGLKGYEGSLAGSLSYGNQRRVEIARALVSKPKLLLLDEPTAGMNAEEVQEMSSLIRQIRKNGTTVILIEHNVAMVVGLCDRVAVLDHGIKIADGTPQEIVENPDVIEAYIGKEEMTEVV; encoded by the coding sequence TTGCTTAAGGTTCAGGGTATCACCAAACAGTTTGGCGGATTGCTGGCGGTTGACGGGGTCAATCTGGAAGTCCGTCAGGGAGAGATCCTGGGGCTGATCGGACCGAACGGGGCAGGAAAAACCACCTTTTTTAACATCTTGACCGGTCTTTACGTACCGGACGAAGGATCGATTGAGTTTGAAGGTAGGGCGATTCACGGGCTGAAGCCTTTCCAGATTGCGAACTGCGGAATATCGAGAACGTTTCAGAATATAAGGTTGTTGAAGGAAGAAACCGTTCTGGAGAATGTGAAGGTCGGCATGTTTGGCAAGACCTCATCGGGTCTGTGGTCTTCCATTCTCGGTCTGAAGAGGGCAAAGGAAGAAGAGAGACTGACAGAGGAGGAGAGCCTGCGCATTCTCGAGACAGTAGGTCTGAAAGGATATGAGGGGAGTCTTGCCGGCAGCCTTTCTTACGGAAATCAAAGACGTGTGGAAATTGCGCGGGCCCTTGTTTCAAAACCGAAGCTTCTGCTGCTCGATGAACCGACTGCGGGGATGAACGCGGAAGAGGTGCAGGAAATGTCGTCCCTGATCCGGCAGATTCGCAAAAACGGAACCACCGTGATTCTGATTGAACATAATGTGGCAATGGTTGTCGGTTTGTGCGACCGCGTGGCCGTATTGGATCACGGGATCAAAATTGCGGACGGCACGCCGCAGGAAATCGTAGAGAATCCGGATGTCATCGAGGCTTATATCGGTAAAGAAGAGATGACGGAGGTGGTCTGA
- a CDS encoding ABC transporter ATP-binding protein, translated as MLEVEKLDVSYGGIQAVRGLSLHVRKGEVVSLIGSNGAGKTTTLNAICGVIPSRGSIRYNGKEINGLPTHKIVKEGIVMVPEGRRVFPKLTVANNLLMGAYSRKISKSILQQETDFVYHLFPRLAERKNQLAGTMSGGEQQMLAIGRALMADPKLLILDEPSMGLAPIVVKDIFKTIREIKERGMTILLVEQNASMALSVADRCYVLENGEIRFNDTADNLRKQDIVKKAYLGA; from the coding sequence ATGTTAGAGGTAGAAAAACTGGACGTATCCTATGGCGGCATTCAAGCGGTACGCGGCCTGTCCCTGCATGTCCGGAAAGGGGAAGTTGTATCCCTGATCGGATCAAACGGCGCTGGAAAGACCACCACCCTGAACGCGATTTGCGGCGTAATCCCTTCCCGCGGTTCCATCCGCTACAACGGGAAAGAAATCAACGGACTGCCCACCCATAAAATCGTAAAAGAAGGAATTGTCATGGTGCCGGAGGGAAGACGGGTGTTCCCGAAGCTGACGGTTGCGAACAATCTCCTGATGGGCGCCTACTCCCGCAAGATTTCAAAGTCGATCCTGCAGCAGGAAACGGATTTTGTCTATCATTTGTTCCCGCGATTGGCGGAAAGAAAGAATCAACTGGCGGGGACAATGAGCGGCGGAGAGCAGCAGATGCTGGCGATCGGACGGGCGCTGATGGCCGATCCGAAGCTGTTGATTCTCGATGAACCGTCGATGGGACTTGCCCCGATTGTGGTGAAAGATATCTTCAAGACGATACGCGAAATCAAAGAACGCGGCATGACGATCCTGTTGGTGGAGCAGAATGCGAGCATGGCTTTATCGGTTGCGGACCGCTGCTATGTCCTGGAGAACGGTGAGATTCGCTTCAACGATACGGCCGATAATCTGCGCAAGCAAGACATTGTCAAGAAAGCTTACTTGGGCGCTTAA